GATAGGTGTTAAAACCGCTATCGTTATAATAGTGACTCCGATGTTAATGCCTTTTTGTTGGAGGAGAGGAAATAACTTATCTCCTAGCCCGACCCACTTTATTATAAGCAGTAAACTAACAGCCACGAGTAAGGATTGATTTTTAGCAAAAAGGGCAATAGCAAGCAAAATGAGCATAAATAAAGTTGCTTGTGAAAACAAGTTTGTACCCAACCTTCCTCATTAGCAATTCTCCTTTACTATAACATAGTTTTGAAAATTCCGCCATGTTCAAGCCTCGAACAACGCTCGGTATAAAAGTAGAAAACCACTAACAAATTTGTTAGTGGTTAACGTTTAGACATGATGATGAAATTTCCATTTTTTATCATTTTATTGAAGACGGAAAGCAAAAATCCTTTCGCTATACCTCTTGTTATTGGAATCAGCAAGAAAAATCCAATCGCATCTGTAATGAACCCAGGCGTAAGCAACACTACGCCACCAATCAAAATACAGACTCCATCTAACATAACGCTACTAGGAAGCTGACCTTGACTTGTTTGAAGTTGAGCTAGTCGAATCGCTTGCAGTCCTTCTTTTTTAGCAAGCCACGCTCCTAGTACACCTGTGAATATAATTAAGCCAATAGTTGGCCAAACACCTAGAGTATTTCCTGAAAGAATGAGAACCGCAATCTCTAGAGCCGGAACGATAATAATGAGTAGCAGTAATATTTTAAACATCGTTCTCCCCTTTTATAAACAGTAATTTGAATTACTCAGAGCTTTATAACAATAAAAGAGAGAAGGAAATCCCTTCTCTCCCTATTCTTAATTATAGTACACTCGCATGT
Above is a genomic segment from Bacillus sp. FJAT-45037 containing:
- a CDS encoding FxsA family protein; translated protein: MFKILLLLIIIVPALEIAVLILSGNTLGVWPTIGLIIFTGVLGAWLAKKEGLQAIRLAQLQTSQGQLPSSVMLDGVCILIGGVVLLTPGFITDAIGFFLLIPITRGIAKGFLLSVFNKMIKNGNFIIMSKR